A genome region from Micromonospora peucetia includes the following:
- the tmk gene encoding dTMP kinase has product MLGAASFGDWFGLLATSVFAASQVEGSTAKGAAFGGVIAIRLLPALVLGPIAGVFADRFDRRWTMVICDVLRFLLFASIPLVALLGASGPVVVGWATIATFLIESVTLLWIPAKEAAVPNLIPRARLEAANQLTLITTYGLTPILAAAVAAILDVAVRAATGGAAPDWAEPAQLALWVNAFSRLATALVVAYGIKEISQGQAAEREGPDQGMMRQFKEGWRFIGQTPLVRGLVLGIFGAFAGGGIVIGTAKFFATSLGAGDAAFYMLFGAIFVGLALGIGLGPMIVKDMSRRRWFGMSIVLASASVMTLAFAIHLSMAMAGAILVGAGAGMAFLSGTTLLGGEIADEVRGRVFAVVQIGTRLVLILAIGLSSLLAGVGGSRRLELADLGVSISSTRLLLLAAGAAGIFAGISAFGQMDDKKGVPVLADLWGSIRGRPLMPAEPFVSAGLFVVFEGGEGAGKSTQLAALAERLRGQGRDVVVTREPGATAVGERIRSLLLGAPGSDVPSPRAEALLYAADRAHHVATVVRPALVRGAVVISDRYVDSSLAYQGAGRTLPADEVSWLSSWATGGLKPDLVVLLDVDPSTGLGRVAARAEAADHLEAESVAFHERVRYAFLDLAAADPKRYLVLDASRPVEEITGQVVRRVEEMFGSPGGIVHPRPAQGPDTTVQPELSESELVPMERRT; this is encoded by the coding sequence GTGCTCGGCGCGGCCTCCTTCGGCGACTGGTTCGGTCTGCTCGCCACGTCGGTCTTCGCCGCCTCGCAGGTCGAGGGGAGCACCGCCAAGGGCGCCGCGTTCGGTGGCGTCATCGCCATCCGGCTGCTGCCGGCGCTGGTGCTCGGCCCGATCGCCGGCGTGTTCGCCGACCGGTTCGACCGGCGCTGGACCATGGTCATCTGCGACGTGCTGCGCTTCCTGCTCTTCGCCTCGATCCCGCTGGTCGCACTGCTGGGGGCGAGCGGGCCCGTCGTGGTCGGCTGGGCCACGATCGCGACCTTCCTGATCGAGTCGGTGACGCTGCTCTGGATCCCGGCCAAGGAGGCCGCGGTCCCCAACCTGATCCCGCGCGCCCGGCTGGAGGCCGCCAACCAGCTCACGCTGATCACCACCTACGGCCTCACCCCCATTCTCGCCGCGGCGGTCGCCGCCATCCTGGACGTGGCAGTGCGGGCGGCCACCGGGGGAGCGGCACCCGACTGGGCCGAGCCGGCCCAACTGGCGCTCTGGGTCAACGCGTTCTCCCGGCTGGCCACCGCACTGGTGGTGGCGTACGGCATCAAGGAGATCAGCCAGGGGCAGGCCGCCGAGCGGGAGGGCCCCGATCAGGGCATGATGCGCCAGTTCAAGGAGGGCTGGCGCTTCATCGGCCAGACCCCGCTGGTCCGCGGCCTGGTGCTCGGCATCTTCGGCGCGTTCGCCGGCGGCGGCATCGTGATCGGCACCGCGAAGTTCTTCGCCACCTCGCTCGGCGCCGGCGACGCCGCCTTCTACATGCTCTTCGGCGCCATCTTCGTCGGCCTCGCGCTCGGCATCGGGCTCGGCCCGATGATCGTCAAGGACATGTCCCGGCGACGCTGGTTCGGCATGAGCATCGTGCTGGCCAGCGCCTCGGTGATGACCCTGGCCTTCGCCATCCACCTCTCCATGGCGATGGCCGGCGCGATCCTGGTCGGCGCGGGCGCCGGGATGGCCTTCCTCTCCGGCACCACCCTGCTCGGCGGGGAGATCGCCGACGAGGTGCGCGGCCGGGTCTTCGCGGTGGTGCAGATCGGCACCCGGCTGGTGCTGATCCTCGCGATCGGCCTGAGCAGCCTGCTCGCCGGTGTCGGCGGATCGCGTCGGCTGGAACTCGCCGACCTGGGCGTCTCGATCTCGTCCACCCGACTGCTGCTGCTCGCCGCCGGGGCCGCCGGCATCTTCGCCGGGATCAGCGCGTTCGGGCAGATGGACGACAAGAAGGGCGTTCCCGTCCTGGCCGACCTCTGGGGCTCGATCCGGGGCCGCCCGCTGATGCCGGCCGAGCCGTTCGTCTCCGCCGGCCTCTTCGTGGTCTTCGAGGGTGGCGAGGGCGCCGGCAAGTCCACCCAGCTCGCCGCGCTCGCCGAGCGGCTGCGCGGGCAGGGGCGCGACGTGGTGGTGACCCGCGAGCCGGGTGCCACCGCCGTCGGTGAGCGGATCCGGTCGCTGCTGCTCGGCGCGCCCGGCTCCGACGTGCCGTCGCCGCGCGCCGAGGCGCTGCTCTACGCCGCCGACCGGGCGCACCACGTGGCCACCGTCGTCCGGCCGGCGCTCGTCAGGGGCGCGGTGGTGATCAGCGACCGGTACGTCGACTCGTCCCTGGCGTACCAGGGGGCGGGGCGGACGCTCCCCGCCGACGAGGTCTCCTGGCTCTCGTCCTGGGCCACCGGTGGACTCAAGCCCGACCTGGTGGTGCTGCTGGACGTCGACCCGAGTACCGGCCTGGGTCGGGTGGCGGCCCGTGCCGAGGCGGCGGACCATCTGGAGGCCGAGTCCGTGGCCTTCCACGAGCGGGTCCGGTACGCCTTCCTCGACCTCGCCGCCGCCGACCCGAAGCGCTACCTGGTGCTCGACGCGTCCCGTCCGGTCGAGGAGATCACCGGGCAGGTGGTCCGGCGGGTCGAGGAGATGTTCGGCAGCCCCGGCGGCATCGTGCACCCGCGCCCCGCCCAGGGGCCGGACACCACGGTGCAGCCGGAGTTATCCGAATCGGAGCTGGTACCGATGGAGCGCCGGACCTGA
- a CDS encoding PSP1 domain-containing protein produces MGMLCAVSFQRYGRLYYLDPGELRPQVGDKVLVPTDDGPEVAECVWAAQWVTEETEGFPRLAGLAGEDDLRRDETVRRRKAEAKVAAKRLIREHALPMKVVAIDHVLGAAEGGGERSTIYFTAPHRVDFRALVRDLGATLHCRVELRQLSARDSARVQGGIGSCGRDLCCATFLTDFEPVTIRMAKDQDLPLNPLRISGACGRLMCCLKYEHPLYQRFQESAPTIGTRVSTPEGDGRVVGHSVPKDAVTVRLDADGSRCSCSRASVCGPRQAYESRDQ; encoded by the coding sequence ATGGGCATGCTCTGCGCGGTCAGCTTCCAGCGGTACGGGCGCCTCTACTACCTGGACCCGGGTGAGCTGCGCCCCCAGGTCGGCGACAAGGTGCTGGTGCCGACCGACGACGGGCCCGAGGTGGCCGAGTGCGTCTGGGCGGCGCAGTGGGTCACCGAGGAGACCGAGGGCTTTCCCCGGCTCGCCGGCCTGGCCGGTGAGGATGACCTGCGCCGCGACGAGACGGTGCGCCGCCGCAAGGCCGAGGCCAAGGTCGCGGCGAAGCGGCTGATCCGGGAGCACGCCCTGCCGATGAAGGTGGTCGCGATCGACCACGTGCTCGGCGCCGCCGAGGGTGGTGGTGAGCGGAGCACCATCTACTTCACCGCCCCGCACCGGGTGGACTTCCGCGCCCTGGTCCGGGACCTCGGCGCCACCCTGCACTGCCGGGTGGAACTGCGCCAGCTCTCCGCGCGGGACTCGGCGCGGGTGCAGGGCGGCATCGGTTCCTGCGGCCGGGACCTCTGCTGCGCCACCTTCCTCACCGACTTCGAGCCGGTCACCATCCGGATGGCGAAGGACCAGGACCTGCCGCTCAACCCGCTGCGCATCTCCGGCGCCTGCGGCCGGCTGATGTGCTGCCTGAAATACGAGCACCCGCTCTACCAGCGGTTCCAGGAGTCCGCCCCGACGATCGGCACCCGGGTGTCGACGCCGGAGGGCGACGGCCGGGTGGTCGGCCACAGCGTCCCGAAGGACGCCGTCACGGTGCGTCTGGACGCTGACGGTTCCCGGTGTTCCTGCTCGCGGGCCTCGGTCTGCGGACCGAGGCAGGCGTACGAGAGCCGCGACCAGTGA
- a CDS encoding metallophosphoesterase family protein, translating to MTDDRAPDVDPQDGVAESPHASEAAGGRAACRPRSVDPRELGFTPRKPVPWLAPFLLISTGIRTLLAMLFGAYLDKRELQNSLDAGIARQVGPDGGLWLDYVADLGDGFNATYSVAYLLAQPELEVDGHRLPRAQTLVMGGDQVYPSAAFEAYEDRCKGPYQAALPVTPPERPTLFAVPGNHDWYDGLTAFLRLFVRSRDRHFGGWETGQSRSYFAVELPAGWWLLGLDDQSGSYLDDPQLTYFDRVAERLGPDSRVILAVPAPTWVKAVDQPTAYDSVDYFIRTIVAPTGAQVRLLISGDLHHYARYAGPDRQLITCGGGGAYLYPTHELPERIEVPPRDTLARRASASHPYELAGRYPDAARSRRYAWGIFPRLPLRNPGFTTLLGTLHTLLMLAMAGVATNPEGTEQRLFSVPLMAMLIVTMLGAAFFAKPPSSGGKRHARHWILGVGHGLAQVGLAAAGTWAWLALPFYDWPWPLPVAAAAVLYGPVSGLVASQLVAAYLLVAGAFGVNVNELFAGQGIEDAKSFLRLRIDPDGTLTIYPIAVDRVARDWQVNPDQSPESSWLTPKHPLRPRLAEPPTTLT from the coding sequence GTGACCGACGATCGCGCCCCCGACGTGGACCCGCAGGACGGCGTGGCGGAGAGCCCACACGCGAGCGAGGCGGCCGGTGGGCGCGCGGCATGCCGACCACGCAGCGTCGATCCCCGGGAGTTGGGCTTCACCCCGCGCAAGCCGGTGCCGTGGCTCGCGCCGTTCCTGCTGATCAGCACCGGAATCCGTACGCTGCTGGCGATGCTCTTCGGGGCTTACCTCGACAAGCGGGAGTTGCAGAATTCGCTCGACGCCGGCATCGCGAGGCAGGTCGGGCCGGACGGCGGTCTCTGGCTGGACTACGTGGCCGACCTGGGCGACGGCTTCAACGCCACCTACTCGGTGGCCTACCTGCTCGCCCAGCCCGAGCTGGAGGTGGACGGGCACCGGTTGCCCCGCGCGCAGACCCTGGTGATGGGTGGCGACCAGGTCTACCCGTCGGCGGCCTTCGAGGCGTACGAGGACCGGTGCAAGGGGCCTTACCAGGCCGCGCTGCCGGTCACCCCGCCGGAGCGGCCCACGCTCTTCGCGGTTCCAGGCAACCACGACTGGTACGACGGACTGACCGCCTTCCTGCGGCTCTTCGTCCGGTCCCGGGACCGGCACTTCGGCGGCTGGGAGACCGGCCAGTCCCGCTCGTACTTCGCGGTCGAACTGCCCGCCGGCTGGTGGCTGCTCGGCCTCGACGACCAGTCCGGCTCGTACCTGGACGATCCCCAGCTCACCTACTTCGACCGGGTCGCCGAGCGGCTCGGCCCGGACAGCCGGGTGATCCTGGCCGTGCCGGCGCCGACGTGGGTCAAGGCCGTCGACCAGCCCACGGCGTACGACTCGGTGGACTACTTCATCCGTACGATCGTCGCGCCCACCGGGGCGCAGGTGCGGCTGCTGATCTCCGGCGACCTGCACCACTACGCCCGGTACGCCGGCCCGGACCGGCAGCTGATCACCTGCGGGGGCGGCGGCGCGTATCTCTACCCGACGCACGAGTTGCCGGAGCGGATCGAGGTGCCGCCGCGTGACACCCTCGCCCGGCGGGCCAGCGCCTCCCACCCGTACGAGCTGGCCGGCCGCTACCCGGACGCCGCCCGCTCCCGGCGGTACGCCTGGGGGATCTTCCCCCGCCTGCCGCTGCGCAACCCGGGCTTCACGACCCTGCTGGGCACCCTGCACACGCTGCTGATGCTGGCGATGGCCGGCGTCGCGACCAACCCGGAGGGGACGGAGCAGCGACTGTTCAGCGTGCCGCTGATGGCGATGCTGATCGTCACGATGCTCGGCGCGGCCTTCTTCGCCAAGCCGCCCAGCTCCGGCGGCAAACGGCACGCCCGGCACTGGATCCTCGGCGTGGGCCATGGCCTGGCCCAGGTCGGGCTGGCCGCCGCCGGCACCTGGGCCTGGCTGGCCCTCCCCTTCTACGACTGGCCGTGGCCACTGCCGGTCGCCGCCGCGGCGGTGCTCTACGGCCCGGTGAGCGGGCTGGTGGCGAGCCAGTTGGTGGCCGCGTACCTGCTGGTGGCCGGCGCGTTCGGGGTGAACGTCAACGAACTCTTCGCCGGCCAGGGCATCGAGGACGCCAAGTCGTTCCTGCGGCTGCGCATCGACCCGGACGGCACCCTGACGATCTACCCGATCGCCGTAGACCGGGTTGCCCGCGACTGGCAGGTAAACCCCGACCAGTCCCCCGAGTCCTCCTGGCTGACCCCGAAGCACCCCCTCCGCCCCCGCCTGGCCGAACCCCCCACCACCCTCACCTGA
- a CDS encoding YbaB/EbfC family nucleoid-associated protein, whose protein sequence is MPRGEIDEAWIEEAVRRYRRIESLQAEFDQAVSTVEVTVRSPDGLVEVVVTAGGRITDVRFLGPLHTRNPRDVAGSVQAAVTAAADAAQWAREKLHNETFAAYRPLAGA, encoded by the coding sequence ATGCCGCGGGGGGAGATCGACGAGGCCTGGATCGAGGAGGCGGTGCGGCGCTACCGCCGGATCGAGTCCCTCCAGGCCGAGTTCGACCAGGCGGTGTCGACCGTCGAGGTCACCGTCCGGTCGCCCGACGGGCTGGTCGAGGTGGTGGTCACCGCGGGTGGGCGGATCACCGACGTCCGGTTCCTCGGCCCGCTGCACACCCGCAACCCCCGCGACGTCGCAGGCTCGGTGCAGGCAGCGGTCACCGCGGCGGCCGACGCCGCCCAGTGGGCCCGGGAGAAGCTGCACAACGAGACCTTCGCCGCCTACCGGCCGCTGGCGGGAGCCTGA
- a CDS encoding DNA polymerase III subunit delta', translating into MPDVFADLVGQDEAVDTLRRAAAAAAAVLRAAAVPPVADAAGDEFDALAEEADGAGGAAAAVVDPGAGMTHAWIFTGPPGSGRSVAARAFAAALQCAYGTGCGECPGCHTTMTGTHADVRMVVPEGLSIGVNEMRALVLRAASTPSGGRWQVVVIEDADRLTEAAGNALLKAVEEPPPRTVFLLCAPSTHPDDISVTIRSRCRVVPLVQPAPDAVAEVLVRRDGVAPDVARWAAAAAQGHVGRARRLAHDPEARKRREAVLAVPRRLTGVGAAFDAASALIEAAEAEAEASVVEADASERAALETALGAGGTGRGAAGAIRGAAGQLKDLEKRQKSRATRAQRDALDRALVDLAGFYRDALTMALRAPVAPVHTDTAALAGAGAQKWDAEGALRRLEAVLECRTAIESNVKPRIAVEAMMLSLWKG; encoded by the coding sequence ATGCCCGACGTCTTCGCCGACCTGGTCGGGCAGGACGAGGCGGTCGACACGCTGCGCCGCGCCGCCGCCGCGGCGGCGGCCGTGCTGCGCGCCGCCGCGGTCCCGCCCGTGGCCGACGCCGCCGGGGACGAGTTCGACGCGCTCGCCGAGGAGGCCGACGGGGCGGGCGGGGCGGCGGCAGCCGTCGTCGACCCGGGGGCGGGGATGACGCACGCCTGGATCTTCACCGGGCCGCCCGGGTCGGGCCGGTCGGTGGCGGCGCGGGCCTTCGCCGCCGCTCTCCAGTGCGCGTACGGCACCGGCTGCGGTGAGTGCCCCGGCTGCCACACCACGATGACCGGCACCCACGCCGATGTCCGGATGGTGGTGCCGGAAGGGCTCTCCATCGGCGTCAACGAGATGCGGGCGCTGGTGCTGCGCGCCGCCAGCACCCCGTCGGGCGGGCGCTGGCAGGTGGTGGTCATCGAGGATGCGGACCGGCTCACCGAGGCGGCCGGCAACGCGTTGCTCAAGGCCGTCGAGGAGCCGCCGCCGCGGACGGTCTTCCTGCTCTGTGCCCCTTCCACGCACCCGGACGACATCTCGGTGACCATCCGGTCGCGCTGCCGGGTCGTACCGCTGGTGCAGCCCGCGCCGGACGCGGTGGCCGAGGTGCTGGTCCGCCGCGACGGCGTCGCGCCCGACGTGGCGCGGTGGGCTGCGGCAGCCGCGCAGGGGCACGTGGGGCGGGCCCGCCGGCTGGCCCACGACCCGGAGGCGCGCAAGCGCCGGGAGGCGGTGCTCGCGGTGCCGCGTCGGCTGACCGGCGTGGGTGCCGCGTTCGACGCGGCGTCGGCGCTGATCGAGGCGGCCGAGGCGGAGGCCGAGGCGTCGGTCGTGGAGGCCGACGCCTCCGAGCGGGCGGCGCTGGAGACCGCGCTCGGCGCCGGCGGCACCGGGCGGGGGGCGGCCGGCGCGATCCGGGGCGCCGCCGGGCAGCTGAAGGACCTGGAGAAGCGGCAGAAGTCCCGGGCCACCCGGGCGCAGCGGGACGCGCTGGACCGGGCGCTGGTCGACCTGGCGGGGTTCTACCGGGACGCGCTCACCATGGCGCTGCGGGCCCCCGTGGCGCCGGTGCACACCGACACCGCCGCGCTGGCCGGGGCGGGCGCGCAGAAGTGGGACGCCGAAGGAGCGCTGCGCCGCCTGGAGGCGGTGCTGGAGTGCCGGACGGCGATCGAGTCGAACGTCAAGCCCCGGATCGCCGTCGAGGCGATGATGCTCTCGCTCTGGAAGGGCTGA
- a CDS encoding AAA family ATPase has product MGERNYLIEGVSGTGKTSVCRELQRRGFHAINGDRELAYQGDPETGEPMDDRTHEHHIWRVDDVRALVASHDEPVTFFCGGSRNFPKFIDLFDGVFVLDVDLDTLNRRLDGRPEDEWGARPAERELVVRLHRTKEDTPRVGTVIDATAPLASVVDEILRQVMLSPST; this is encoded by the coding sequence ATGGGCGAGAGAAACTACCTGATCGAAGGCGTCTCCGGCACCGGCAAGACTTCGGTCTGCAGAGAATTGCAGCGGCGCGGCTTTCATGCCATCAACGGCGACCGGGAACTGGCTTATCAAGGCGACCCGGAAACTGGTGAGCCGATGGATGATCGCACTCACGAGCATCACATCTGGCGCGTGGACGACGTAAGAGCCCTGGTCGCCAGCCACGACGAGCCGGTGACCTTCTTCTGCGGGGGTTCACGGAACTTCCCGAAGTTCATCGATTTGTTTGACGGCGTCTTCGTCCTTGACGTCGACCTGGACACCTTGAATCGGCGACTTGACGGTCGACCCGAGGACGAGTGGGGCGCAAGACCGGCGGAACGCGAACTCGTCGTCCGATTGCATCGGACGAAGGAAGACACTCCGAGAGTCGGTACCGTGATCGACGCCACCGCACCTCTCGCGAGCGTCGTCGACGAAATCCTTCGTCAAGTGATGCTGTCTCCGAGCACGTAA
- a CDS encoding D-arabinono-1,4-lactone oxidase, which translates to MAGTAPPTVAAWSNWAGNQRATATAILRPTSLADVTEAVRAAATTGDRIRAVGSGHSFTGVAVTDARRMELTDLDTGVRVDVDRRLVTVPAGTTLRALNDLLAAHGLALPNLGDIDAQTIAGAISTGTHGTGAGYGCLSTFVEALTLVTGTGEVLRCSADEHPDVFAAARVSLGALGVLVEVTLRCVDAFMLLAHERPAPLEAVLDELPSLVGEHDHAEFYWFPYTDRVQVKTNDRVPADDRPLPRWRGWLDDEFLSNTVFAGACRLGRAVPALAPGISAVSARALTERRYTGRSDQVFCTPRRVRFVEMEYALPRDALREALDALRRIVDGLPFKVLFPVEVRFTAADDIWLSHGYGRESAYVAIHQYVGMPYEPYFRAFEQVAASLGGRPHWGKLHWRDAQSLAAAYPRWADFQTLRARLDPHHLFTNPHLTRLLG; encoded by the coding sequence ATGGCCGGTACCGCACCGCCAACAGTGGCCGCCTGGTCCAACTGGGCCGGCAACCAACGCGCCACCGCCACCGCCATCCTGCGCCCCACCTCCCTCGCCGACGTCACCGAAGCCGTACGCGCCGCCGCCACCACCGGGGACAGGATCAGGGCGGTGGGCAGCGGACACTCCTTCACCGGCGTCGCGGTCACCGACGCACGGCGGATGGAACTGACCGACCTGGACACCGGGGTACGCGTCGACGTCGATCGCCGACTGGTCACCGTACCGGCCGGAACCACCCTGCGCGCGCTCAACGACCTACTCGCCGCACATGGCCTGGCACTACCCAATCTGGGCGACATCGACGCGCAGACGATCGCCGGCGCGATCTCCACCGGCACCCACGGCACCGGCGCCGGATACGGCTGCCTGTCGACGTTCGTCGAGGCGCTCACCCTCGTCACCGGCACCGGCGAGGTGCTGCGCTGCTCCGCCGACGAGCACCCCGACGTCTTCGCCGCCGCCCGGGTGTCGCTGGGCGCGCTCGGGGTGCTCGTCGAGGTGACCCTGCGCTGCGTGGACGCCTTCATGCTCCTCGCCCACGAGCGGCCGGCGCCGTTGGAAGCCGTACTCGACGAACTGCCCTCGCTGGTCGGGGAGCACGACCACGCCGAGTTCTACTGGTTCCCGTACACCGACCGGGTGCAGGTCAAGACCAACGACCGGGTGCCCGCCGACGACCGGCCGCTGCCCCGGTGGCGCGGTTGGCTGGACGACGAGTTCCTGTCCAACACCGTCTTCGCCGGGGCCTGCCGGCTCGGCCGCGCCGTACCGGCGCTCGCCCCGGGCATCAGCGCCGTCTCCGCCCGCGCACTCACCGAACGCCGCTACACCGGCCGCTCCGACCAGGTCTTCTGCACCCCGCGCCGGGTCCGCTTCGTGGAGATGGAGTACGCGCTGCCGCGCGACGCCCTCCGCGAGGCGCTCGACGCGCTGCGGCGGATCGTCGACGGGCTGCCGTTCAAGGTGCTCTTCCCGGTCGAGGTGCGGTTCACCGCCGCCGACGACATCTGGCTCTCCCACGGTTACGGGCGCGAGTCGGCGTACGTGGCGATCCACCAGTACGTCGGCATGCCGTACGAGCCGTACTTCCGGGCCTTCGAACAGGTCGCCGCGAGCCTCGGCGGCCGACCCCACTGGGGCAAGCTGCACTGGCGCGACGCGCAGTCACTGGCGGCGGCCTACCCCCGCTGGGCGGACTTCCAGACACTCCGCGCCCGCCTCGACCCGCACCACCTCTTCACCAACCCTCACCTGACCCGCCTCCTCGGCTGA
- a CDS encoding amino acid deaminase/aldolase has translation MAIESDKLRDRLDRATAHLDPPYAVVDLAAFDGNAAALAGRADGKPVRIASKSVRARELIGRALARPGWHGVMAFTLAEAIWLVRAGVTDDALVAYPTADRRALAELAADPTLAGAVTLMIDGTDQLDLVDAGCPPGRRPELRVCLDLDASWRPLGGRVHVGVRRSPVHSARAAGALAATVAGRAGFRLVGLMAYEAQIAGLGDAPPGRALLGSAIRLAQRGSYRELLARRGAAVAAVREHADLEFVNGGGTGSVAATSADPAVTEVTAGSGLYGPTLFDAYRAWRPTPAAFFACAVVRRPGPGLATVHGGGWVASGPAEDSRLPRPWLPEGLKLIGTEGAGEVQTPLAGTAAGALRVGDRVWFRHAKAGELCEHVNELHLVEGDAVVATVPTYRGEGHAFL, from the coding sequence GTGGCCATCGAAAGCGACAAACTTCGTGATCGCCTCGACCGGGCGACCGCGCACCTCGACCCGCCGTACGCCGTCGTCGACCTCGCGGCCTTCGACGGCAACGCCGCCGCGCTGGCCGGACGGGCTGACGGCAAGCCGGTCCGGATCGCCAGCAAGTCGGTCCGTGCCCGGGAGCTGATCGGCCGGGCGCTGGCGCGACCCGGCTGGCACGGCGTGATGGCCTTCACCCTGGCCGAGGCGATCTGGCTGGTCCGCGCCGGCGTGACCGACGACGCCCTGGTGGCGTACCCCACGGCCGACCGGAGGGCGCTCGCCGAACTCGCCGCCGACCCGACGCTCGCCGGGGCCGTCACGCTGATGATCGACGGCACCGACCAGCTCGACCTGGTCGACGCCGGGTGCCCACCCGGGCGCCGCCCCGAGCTGCGGGTCTGCCTCGACCTGGACGCCTCCTGGCGACCGCTGGGCGGGCGGGTGCACGTCGGGGTGCGCCGCTCACCGGTGCACAGCGCCCGGGCGGCCGGCGCGCTCGCCGCCACCGTCGCGGGCCGCGCGGGCTTCCGGCTGGTCGGTCTGATGGCGTACGAGGCACAGATCGCCGGCCTCGGCGACGCGCCGCCCGGGCGGGCGCTGCTCGGCTCCGCGATCCGGCTGGCCCAGCGCGGGTCGTACCGCGAGCTGCTGGCCCGCCGGGGCGCGGCGGTGGCCGCCGTACGCGAACACGCCGACCTGGAGTTCGTCAACGGCGGCGGCACCGGCAGCGTGGCCGCGACCAGCGCCGATCCCGCGGTCACCGAGGTCACCGCGGGATCGGGCCTGTACGGGCCGACGCTCTTCGACGCGTACCGCGCCTGGCGCCCCACCCCGGCGGCGTTCTTCGCCTGCGCGGTGGTCCGCCGCCCCGGGCCCGGCCTGGCCACCGTGCACGGCGGCGGCTGGGTCGCCTCCGGCCCGGCCGAGGACAGCCGGCTGCCCCGGCCGTGGCTGCCGGAGGGCCTGAAGCTGATCGGCACCGAGGGCGCCGGCGAGGTGCAGACCCCGCTGGCCGGCACGGCGGCCGGTGCGTTGCGGGTCGGTGACCGGGTCTGGTTCCGGCACGCGAAGGCCGGTGAGCTGTGTGAGCACGTCAACGAGTTGCACCTGGTCGAGGGGGATGCGGTCGTGGCCACCGTGCCCACCTACCGGGGCGAGGGCCACGCCTTCCTCTGA
- a CDS encoding TetR/AcrR family transcriptional regulator — protein sequence MLDACAELVDEVGYEGLTTTLLAERAEVAIGSVYQFFPDKRAIVQALTLRTMESYLQRLDERFASDDLTHWWDGVDAGIDEYITMHRNVPGFRTLHFGDVVDLHLLDERRDNNGVIADQLARVLAERFGLDVPDLRFHLEIAVEVADALIKLAFRRLPEGDDRVLVEAKALIREYLHRQVDAPADANQSG from the coding sequence ATGCTGGACGCCTGCGCCGAACTCGTCGACGAGGTGGGGTACGAGGGACTGACCACGACCCTGCTCGCCGAGCGTGCCGAGGTGGCGATCGGGTCGGTCTACCAGTTCTTTCCGGACAAGCGGGCGATCGTACAGGCGCTGACCCTGCGCACGATGGAGTCCTACCTCCAGCGGCTCGACGAGCGTTTCGCCTCGGACGACCTGACCCACTGGTGGGACGGGGTCGACGCGGGGATCGACGAGTACATCACGATGCACCGCAACGTCCCGGGCTTCCGTACCCTGCACTTCGGCGACGTGGTCGACCTGCACCTGCTCGACGAGCGGCGGGACAACAACGGGGTGATCGCGGACCAGTTGGCCCGGGTGCTCGCCGAGCGCTTCGGGCTGGACGTCCCCGACCTCCGGTTCCACCTGGAGATCGCCGTGGAGGTGGCCGACGCGCTGATCAAGTTGGCGTTCCGCCGGCTGCCCGAGGGCGACGACCGGGTGCTGGTCGAGGCGAAGGCGTTGATCCGGGAGTACCTGCACCGCCAGGTCGACGCCCCGGCCGATGCCAACCAGTCCGGCTGA